One region of Mucilaginibacter gotjawali genomic DNA includes:
- a CDS encoding putative Ig domain-containing protein, translating into MLTRSLWRIVAQKGFGLIFVWRIFKVWQYEKSLLLFIISLSLVFISAKAVAANANLNSLAVSAGTLSPVFASGTYAYSISESSSTASITFTPVQTIGGSTIKINGTTVASGATSGAIALSAGTNTITIVVTSFGNTTETYTITVTRQNISYSGSPFTYYTGLTITSLTPTATGAPTYGVSPALPAGLAISATTGVISGTPTATASVATYTITATYSGAITATTTLSITVLASTISYTGSPFTYRAGTPISTLTSTEVGGNPAAYSGTLPAGLTLNTSTGDITGTPTTPTAATGYTITATYAGGVTATTTINITVLAPTISYTGSPFAYQTTVAISTLTPTVTGTVVSYSGTLPAGLTLNTTNGQITGTPTTVSAATAYTITANYAAGVTASTNITISVNLVPPAISYSPSTNIYNVATAITSLTPANTGGVIASFSISPGLPAGLSFDTTTGIISGTPTATSAATTYTITATNSGGSNSATVNLTVLMQLPVIYFSPASQVIAEGATIAPPIKPTNTGGAITSYSIDIPLPAGMSFSTSTGKITGSPTVPSTVTTYTVTATNAGGSASATITITVTPYPPNISYSPSTNIYTVGTAITPLTPTNTGGADTIYTVGPSLPAGLSFDTYAGTISGTPTAASPATTYTISGSNDGGSSTTTVTISCVVPSPPAISYSPATNTYTVGTAITPLTPANTGGAAVSYSIGTTLPAGLSFNTTTGIISGTPTTSTSATTYTITATNAAGSGSTTVTLTVLPKAPVISYSPSTNTYTKGTAITSLTPTNTGGAATSWSISTALPTGLSFNTSTGVISGTPTVTSATTTYTITATNAKGSATTTVTITVNSLAPNITYTPGTVTYTVGSTITPATPTNTGGVASSYAISGGTLPTGLSFSTSTGAISGAPTVVFPTTTFTITATNSSGSSSTNLIITVSPAAPIISYTPSTDVLTVGATMTTLTPTNTGGAVVGYSYATTGVSLTGATLSGPSLMTIDASGNIYVANYNNGTISRWNSSHTYLGTYTTGKAMTNPEGIVFDSSGNSYVEDTGAGAIYKFNSSGAYVSTIITGLNHPLGISIDASNNLYIATYVYTSPYTSSVTKYNTSGTLLQTISNTQMNESDGVAVDQSSGIIYVLNRALNVTGTNQGYVTYYNSSGTYLGTFSSGYNDPLAISVDPSGNVFVADSHNNQVKIYSSTGVLLNTLSGFTDVEGFTADGQGNLYVADFTNNTVKEYLSLGGYHINAPLPAGLTFSTTTGQISGTPTSSFPTTTYTITAYNITGSGSTTETLSCVISYDWVGVTSTDWNTASNWLSNVVPTSSNTAVIGVNRTFNYFPNVLTASGTVNVGAISFGNVGSQAPGVVVNTGATLNVLGPITYQSDASAGLGYTCTLSGAGTLTADSVLVIANTALGSAYTATMASSVTNFNISGNISLTSSDNGSVAYNPTFNVTGGTTKLTGVVETSNTALGTSTFGVVPASAATLQFVNSTALSGLSSTGTNVISFTNAGATVEYAGAAQTVYNSKSITGLSTGVTYQNIKFSGTGIKSVVGSSLSISGDFTNTLANDASNTVSLGGTVLFNGTTQSLAGGGGNGTGLGKVIFSGAGTKTMVSGSFYVYPTGVLTMSGNSTSTILNANGLLTLKSSATSTASVAAIPTGPSITGNVNVQRYITGGTGYRGYRLGSSPVYATTVSGNNVCSINYLQTYMYLTGSAGGGFDKTGNPTLYLFREDQTPSNLTFTSGNFWGVSAINNTPATTYTLTGSGTGNFNIPVGNGFLYFFRGNRNSASLTTETQPSYVTPVAVTTVTTGILNQGQVIVNNWYTPGSPYLGYTGTGTGTNYAVRGFNFVGNPYASSIDWESYNTTSSTTGIYANNVGITVYELNDVTNNYDVYQKGGIYTNHGTRTIVSGQGFFVLATSGTNPQLIFNETAKTTAQNTGQNLFMSTKDGLAALNNSNVDQHLRLQMVKDTIHTDDVYIGFNSGASSKFVDDEDAPYRPGNGQVSISSFSADGVKLAINKMPLPTLHDQTIPLFITAKAYGTYGLNLTEIAAIPQVYDVWLKDKFNKDSLDMRHNPSYTFDITADTNSYGSNRFELVIRENPLKMVHLLNFSATKAQNGAEAVWVTENEQNYTNFTVERSTDGGTTFNVLGGYASDAQGTYSYLDKNPANGANLYRLKIEDINGTISYSKVVTVMYGNGSSLVKTGILVYPNPAKSTLNLNIAPGFNSSTATPVTGSSTAYDIQIVNILGSVVTKATTNTQSWQTDVSSLMPGTYVVRVVNSSNNSTVGQGTFIKL; encoded by the coding sequence ATGCTAACGCGGTCTTTATGGCGAATAGTGGCTCAAAAAGGCTTCGGTTTAATATTTGTATGGAGGATTTTCAAAGTTTGGCAATATGAAAAAAGTTTACTACTATTCATCATAAGTCTTTCCCTGGTATTCATATCAGCCAAGGCGGTAGCGGCAAACGCCAACCTCAATTCGCTTGCAGTGAGCGCCGGCACGCTTTCTCCGGTTTTTGCAAGCGGTACTTATGCCTATAGTATTTCCGAAAGCAGTTCAACAGCGTCCATTACGTTTACACCGGTTCAAACAATTGGAGGTTCAACTATTAAAATTAATGGTACAACAGTTGCCAGCGGCGCCACATCCGGCGCTATTGCGTTAAGCGCCGGAACCAATACCATAACTATTGTTGTTACTTCTTTTGGTAATACAACAGAAACCTATACCATAACGGTCACCAGGCAAAACATCAGCTACTCAGGTTCGCCTTTTACTTATTATACCGGTTTAACCATTACTTCGTTAACACCGACAGCGACCGGCGCGCCAACCTATGGGGTAAGCCCCGCGCTGCCTGCGGGTTTAGCCATCAGTGCAACAACCGGGGTGATCTCCGGCACACCGACAGCCACCGCTTCGGTAGCCACCTATACCATAACCGCAACCTATTCCGGCGCAATTACGGCTACTACCACCTTGAGTATAACGGTCCTGGCTTCTACCATAAGCTATACCGGATCGCCTTTTACGTATCGTGCAGGTACCCCCATAAGCACCTTAACATCAACAGAAGTGGGTGGCAACCCGGCAGCTTATTCCGGAACACTTCCGGCTGGTTTAACACTAAATACCTCTACCGGCGACATAACAGGAACACCAACCACTCCAACTGCAGCAACGGGTTATACCATAACTGCAACTTATGCCGGTGGTGTTACGGCAACCACAACCATCAACATCACGGTATTAGCCCCGACAATAAGTTATACCGGATCGCCTTTCGCCTATCAAACTACGGTAGCTATTTCAACATTAACGCCAACGGTAACCGGCACAGTAGTAAGTTATTCAGGAACATTACCCGCCGGTTTAACCCTCAATACTACCAACGGACAGATAACAGGTACGCCAACAACCGTATCCGCGGCTACCGCTTATACCATTACCGCTAATTACGCCGCCGGGGTTACTGCCAGTACCAATATTACAATATCGGTAAACCTTGTACCTCCTGCCATTAGCTATTCGCCATCCACCAATATATATAACGTCGCCACAGCAATAACATCATTAACGCCTGCAAACACCGGTGGCGTAATAGCAAGCTTTTCTATTAGCCCAGGCTTGCCTGCCGGTTTATCTTTTGATACTACCACCGGTATTATTTCGGGTACCCCCACAGCAACTTCTGCAGCCACTACTTATACCATTACCGCAACCAATAGCGGGGGCAGCAACAGCGCTACCGTTAATTTAACTGTTTTAATGCAGTTGCCCGTTATTTATTTTTCGCCGGCATCACAGGTTATCGCCGAGGGGGCAACAATAGCGCCTCCGATAAAACCAACAAATACAGGCGGAGCGATAACCAGCTACTCGATAGATATTCCATTGCCCGCGGGTATGTCATTTAGTACTTCAACAGGTAAGATCACAGGATCACCAACCGTTCCTTCAACCGTAACAACTTATACGGTTACCGCTACAAATGCCGGGGGAAGTGCGAGCGCGACTATAACCATTACGGTTACGCCTTATCCGCCAAATATCAGTTATTCGCCATCAACAAATATTTACACTGTTGGCACAGCGATCACCCCTTTAACGCCAACGAACACCGGTGGCGCAGATACGATTTACACAGTCGGTCCGTCATTACCTGCTGGTTTATCTTTTGATACCTATGCCGGCACGATATCGGGTACGCCTACAGCAGCATCACCTGCTACAACATATACCATATCAGGTAGTAACGATGGCGGGTCGAGCACTACAACAGTAACTATTTCGTGCGTAGTTCCATCACCGCCGGCGATCAGTTATTCACCTGCAACAAATACTTATACCGTCGGAACGGCCATAACTCCATTAACGCCCGCAAATACGGGCGGCGCTGCAGTTAGTTATTCGATAGGGACAACATTACCGGCGGGCCTGTCATTTAATACTACCACAGGCATAATTTCCGGAACGCCCACGACCTCCACATCTGCAACAACATACACAATTACAGCAACTAACGCCGCCGGCAGCGGGTCAACAACGGTTACATTAACTGTACTGCCAAAAGCCCCGGTAATCAGTTATTCACCGTCAACTAATACCTATACCAAAGGCACTGCTATTACCTCCCTCACGCCAACCAACACAGGAGGCGCGGCTACCAGTTGGTCCATCAGCACTGCTTTGCCAACAGGCTTGTCTTTTAATACATCAACCGGGGTTATTTCAGGAACCCCAACCGTTACTTCTGCTACTACAACTTACACTATTACGGCTACCAACGCTAAAGGCAGCGCAACAACAACTGTAACTATAACCGTAAACTCCCTTGCACCAAATATCACTTATACACCAGGAACGGTCACCTATACTGTGGGCTCAACAATAACGCCTGCCACGCCAACCAATACCGGGGGTGTCGCATCAAGTTATGCAATAAGCGGCGGCACATTGCCAACCGGATTATCGTTCAGCACCTCAACCGGTGCAATTTCCGGAGCTCCTACTGTTGTTTTCCCTACTACAACGTTTACTATTACGGCCACTAATAGTTCGGGTTCAAGCAGCACCAATTTAATCATTACCGTTAGCCCGGCAGCGCCTATAATCAGTTATACTCCTTCAACCGATGTTTTAACGGTAGGTGCTACCATGACCACTTTAACACCAACAAATACCGGGGGAGCGGTTGTTGGCTATTCGTATGCAACAACAGGAGTTTCGCTAACCGGTGCAACATTAAGCGGACCAAGTTTGATGACCATTGATGCATCGGGCAATATTTACGTAGCCAACTATAACAATGGAACTATTAGCAGGTGGAATTCAAGCCATACCTATTTGGGAACTTATACCACCGGCAAAGCGATGACAAACCCGGAAGGAATCGTATTTGATTCGTCGGGTAATTCATATGTTGAAGATACCGGCGCAGGTGCTATCTATAAATTCAATTCTTCCGGCGCTTACGTATCCACTATTATCACAGGTTTAAATCACCCGCTTGGTATCAGTATCGATGCGTCAAATAATTTATATATTGCCACTTATGTTTATACGTCGCCTTACACAAGTTCGGTAACCAAATACAACACATCAGGCACCCTGCTGCAAACAATTTCGAACACCCAGATGAACGAATCGGATGGCGTTGCCGTTGACCAGTCGTCCGGAATTATCTATGTATTAAACAGGGCACTAAACGTTACAGGTACCAACCAGGGCTATGTAACTTATTACAATTCATCGGGCACCTACCTGGGTACATTCAGTTCCGGTTATAATGACCCTTTGGCAATTTCGGTAGATCCATCCGGAAACGTATTTGTAGCTGATTCACACAACAACCAGGTAAAAATCTATAGTTCAACAGGTGTATTATTAAACACTTTAAGCGGTTTTACCGACGTAGAGGGCTTTACCGCTGATGGGCAGGGGAATTTATACGTGGCGGATTTTACAAATAACACGGTTAAAGAGTACTTGTCGCTTGGCGGCTATCACATCAACGCACCATTGCCAGCCGGGTTAACCTTTAGTACCACTACCGGTCAGATCAGCGGTACGCCAACCTCTTCGTTCCCTACCACCACTTATACCATTACCGCATACAATATTACGGGCAGCGGCTCTACTACCGAAACCCTGTCGTGCGTTATTTCATATGATTGGGTTGGTGTTACCAGTACGGATTGGAACACAGCTTCAAACTGGCTCAGTAATGTAGTGCCTACCAGCTCAAATACGGCTGTAATTGGCGTTAACCGAACCTTTAATTATTTCCCGAATGTGCTTACGGCATCAGGCACGGTTAATGTTGGCGCTATTTCATTTGGTAACGTAGGCAGTCAGGCGCCTGGCGTTGTTGTGAATACGGGCGCTACTTTAAATGTATTGGGACCAATAACTTACCAAAGCGATGCAAGTGCAGGACTTGGATATACCTGTACGCTTTCTGGCGCGGGTACATTAACTGCCGACAGTGTACTTGTTATTGCGAATACGGCGTTGGGTAGCGCCTATACTGCAACTATGGCTTCATCAGTTACGAATTTTAATATTTCCGGGAATATTTCATTAACGTCGTCCGATAATGGGTCTGTTGCATACAACCCCACCTTTAACGTCACCGGCGGAACAACAAAACTGACAGGAGTTGTTGAAACATCAAACACTGCTTTAGGCACCTCAACTTTCGGCGTAGTTCCGGCGTCTGCTGCTACCCTGCAGTTTGTTAATTCAACCGCATTATCCGGATTATCATCAACCGGCACTAACGTCATCTCATTTACAAATGCCGGAGCCACCGTTGAATACGCAGGTGCCGCACAAACTGTGTACAACAGCAAGAGTATTACAGGGTTATCAACAGGTGTAACTTATCAAAATATTAAATTTTCGGGCACCGGCATTAAGTCGGTTGTCGGCAGTAGTCTTAGTATATCAGGCGATTTTACCAATACTTTGGCCAACGATGCAAGCAATACTGTAAGCCTGGGCGGCACGGTTCTCTTTAACGGAACAACCCAAAGCCTGGCAGGCGGAGGTGGTAACGGTACCGGTTTAGGTAAAGTTATTTTTAGTGGTGCGGGTACAAAAACCATGGTTAGCGGTTCGTTCTATGTATATCCTACTGGTGTTTTAACTATGAGCGGGAACAGCACTTCAACTATTTTGAATGCAAATGGCTTATTGACGCTAAAATCAAGCGCTACATCTACGGCATCAGTAGCTGCCATACCCACCGGGCCAAGTATAACAGGCAATGTAAACGTACAACGGTATATAACAGGCGGAACCGGGTATCGTGGCTATCGCCTGGGTTCTTCCCCTGTGTATGCAACAACCGTTAGCGGTAACAATGTATGCAGCATTAACTATTTGCAAACCTATATGTATCTTACCGGCAGTGCCGGCGGTGGCTTTGATAAAACAGGTAACCCCACGCTTTATTTATTCAGGGAAGACCAAACACCAAGTAATTTAACTTTTACCAGTGGTAACTTCTGGGGCGTCAGCGCCATTAACAATACACCTGCTACAACCTATACTTTAACAGGTTCGGGCACGGGAAATTTCAACATTCCCGTAGGTAACGGATTTCTATACTTCTTTAGAGGCAACCGGAACTCTGCTTCATTAACAACAGAAACACAGCCAAGCTATGTTACGCCGGTAGCAGTTACAACCGTTACTACCGGCATACTTAACCAGGGGCAGGTAATAGTAAATAACTGGTATACGCCGGGCTCCCCGTACCTTGGCTATACTGGTACAGGAACCGGAACAAATTACGCGGTACGCGGCTTTAATTTCGTTGGCAATCCTTACGCAAGCTCAATAGACTGGGAGTCGTACAATACAACATCTTCAACAACAGGAATTTATGCAAACAACGTAGGAATAACTGTTTATGAGCTTAATGATGTTACCAATAACTATGATGTTTATCAAAAGGGCGGTATTTACACCAACCATGGAACGCGGACGATAGTAAGCGGGCAAGGTTTTTTTGTACTGGCCACAAGCGGTACAAACCCACAGTTAATATTTAATGAAACGGCTAAAACCACCGCTCAGAATACCGGGCAAAATTTATTTATGTCAACAAAAGATGGTTTGGCAGCGTTGAATAATTCAAACGTCGATCAACACCTCCGTTTACAAATGGTAAAGGATACCATTCATACTGATGATGTTTACATCGGCTTCAATTCTGGTGCTTCATCGAAATTTGTGGATGATGAAGATGCCCCTTACAGGCCAGGCAACGGGCAAGTGAGCATAAGCAGTTTTTCAGCTGACGGGGTTAAGCTTGCTATTAACAAAATGCCATTGCCTACGCTGCATGACCAAACGATTCCGCTATTTATAACCGCAAAGGCCTATGGCACATATGGTTTGAATTTGACTGAAATTGCCGCCATCCCGCAAGTTTATGACGTTTGGCTGAAGGACAAATTCAACAAAGATTCGTTAGACATGCGTCATAACCCCTCTTATACCTTTGATATCACTGCGGATACCAATAGCTATGGGAGCAATCGTTTCGAACTGGTTATCCGCGAAAATCCGTTGAAAATGGTGCACCTGCTAAATTTCTCGGCAACTAAAGCACAAAACGGTGCCGAGGCCGTTTGGGTAACAGAAAACGAACAGAACTACACCAACTTTACGGTTGAAAGAAGTACCGACGGCGGAACTACCTTCAACGTACTTGGAGGTTATGCATCCGATGCCCAGGGTACTTATAGCTACCTGGATAAAAATCCGGCAAATGGGGCAAACCTTTACCGCCTGAAAATAGAAGATATCAACGGTACAATTTCCTATTCGAAAGTAGTTACTGTGATGTACGGCAACGGATCCAGCCTGGTTAAGACAGGTATTTTAGTTTACCCGAATCCTGCAAAAAGTACGTTGAATTTGAATATAGCCCCAGGTTTTAACAGCAGTACGGCTACCCCGGTTACGGGTTCGTCAACTGCATATGATATCCAGATCGTTAATATTTTAGGTTCTGTAGTAACAAAAGCCACCACCAATACGCAGAGTTGGCAAACCGATGTCAGCAGCCTGATGCCAGGAACCTATGTAGTTAGGGTAGTGAACAGCAGTAATAACAGCACCGTTGGACAAGGAACGTTCATTAAATTATAA